GCCAAGGTGGTGGCCTCGATGAAGCGTCAGGGCAAAGAGGGCGAGTTTCGCTCCAACCTTCACCGTGGGGGCAGTGCGGCTTTAGTTCGAATTACGCCAGAAGAGCGCTCTACCGCGTTACGTGCGGCTAAAATCATGGGGTTGAATGTTTGTGGTGTGGATATTTTACGCTCTAATCATGGCCCGGTTGTGATGGAGGTTAATTCGTCTCCTGGCTTGGAAGGGATTGAAGCGGCATCGGGTAAGGATATTGCAGGGCAAATAATTGAGTTTATTGAAAAAAATGGAAAACCCAATAGAACGGCAACGCGAGGTAAAGGCTAAATGCCGGAGCTAGCCGCTAAAAAAAGGCGTAAAAATCAGCCGATTGAATTAGCCGGCCAGTGGGTTTTGCCTGGTGAGCGTAAAACGATTGATTTAGTCGTGGGCAAGCTTTATACCCACAGCCCGATTACCATGCCGGTACAAGTCTTGTGCGGACATCAAGCGGGTCCTGTGATGTTTATTAGTGCGGCAATTCATGGTGATGAACTTAATGGGGTTGAAATTATTCGTCGGCTTTTAAAAGTACCTTCTCTAAAAAGGCTAAAAGGTACGTTAATGGCCGTCCCGATTGTTAATCTTCATGGCTTTATCAATCAGAGTCGTTATTTGCCGGATCGTCGCGATCTAAATCGTAGTTTTCCAGGCTCGGACAAAGGCTCGCTTGCAGGGCGTGTAGCGCGACTATTTCTTGATGAGATTGTTGAACGCTCTACACACGGTATTGACCTGCATACAGGGGCTGTACACCGTTCTAACTTGCCTCAAATTCGAGCAGACTTAGATAATGAAGAAACCTTGAGGTTAGCCAAGGCATTTGGGACGCCTGTGGTACTTAACTCGAATCTGCGCGATGGTTCGCTTCGTGAGGCGGCTAGCAAAAAAGGTATACCCGTCTTGTTGTACGAAGCCGGAGAAGCCTTGCGTTTTGATGAATTGTCGATTCGCGGTGGGGTGGAAGGCATTCTACGGGTGATGCGTCAACTGGAGATGTTGCCTGCTTCACGTAAGAAAAATGAGTTTGATCCTATTGTGGCGCGCTCCTCTGCTTGGGTGCGTGCACCGCAAGATGGTATTTTTCGTGCCAAAGTTAAACAAGGCTACCGGGTTCAGAAAGATCAAACCCTATTGGCTGTGGTGTCTGATCCGTTTGGCGAATCAGAGGTGGAAATCTGGGCGCCGTTTAGTGGTATTGTCATTGGTCAATTGCATTTACCGCTGGTGAATGAAGGCGAAGCTCTGTTCCATATTGCACGGTTTAATCGTACCGATATTGCGGCCGATAATATTGAAAACTACCAAGAAACACTTGAAGCCTTAAGCTTTCCCTATCTTTAGCAGCGCTTTCTATGCAAAGGGCTATCTAAAAACTATTTATGAAGCATTAGTGACGATAAAACCCTTAATTGAGTCTTTTAGTTTTACTCAGGCCGTTAACAGGCTAAAATTAATAATTAGGCAATATGAATGAAGTGTGCAATAAATGAATGAGCAAGCAAAAATATTGGTGGTAGACGATCATCCAACTAATTTACAAATATTGCTTAGTGCACTAAGTAAAGACTATCAAGTATCGATTGTGACTTCAGGTAAGCAAGCATTGAAATTGGCCGAAACCCTTCGCCCGGATTTAATTTTGCTTGATATTATGATGCCTGAAATGGATGGTTTAACCGTGCTTGAGCATATTCGGCAATCTGACTGGGGGTGTTGCATGGCGGTGATTTTAGTGACCGCTGATGATCGTCATGAGACACACCTCAAAGGTTTGCAATTGGGCGCGGATGACTTTATCACTAAACCTTTTTCACTTCCCTTGGTACAATTACGAATACGTAATCTTTTAGCACGTGATCAAGCCAGAAAGCAGCTTGATCAGATGGCTTATTATGATGCGTTGACGGGCTTGCCTAACCGCAGTTTATTGCATGATCGTTTAGACCAAGCGATTGCACAAGCCGATCGCCGTCAAAAACGTTTAGCCTTGGTGTTTATTGATATAGATGGCTTTAAACCTGTCAATGATAATTTTGGACATGCCGTTGGAGATGTGCTTTTAAAACTGCTGGCTACGCGAATGAAATCGGCCTTGCGCGAGGGCGATACGCTTGCTCGTTTAGGGGGTGATGAGTTTATCGCATTATTGGTTGATTTAACCGAGCAGCTACCCAACAAGGAATTGATGGAGCGCTTGCTTAGCGCGGTTTCGGAACCGTTTGAGTACCAAGGCCACACCATTCACGTGACAGCGAGTATTGGTGTGAGTTATTATCCCCAGCCCAAACCGATTGATGCGAGTCAACTGATTCGTCAAGCCGACCAGGCGATGTATCAAGCCAAACAAAGTGGCAAAAACCAATTTTTCGAGTTTAAAGAAGACTAAGCATGATAAAAGTTTGATGACTTATTTTGGCCTTGGTCCTGAGTTTATGGGCGGAACATGTCAACATACTTTGAGCCAGTTCTTTAAAAATTAAATTGTATTTGCACTTATCCTTGGCAGGGCTGGGAAGTTCACCCCGGTTTCGATGGTATGTTGATCAGCGTCCTCCGGTATTGGCTTGATAAAGACTTCTTTTGGTGGCAAGGTTACGGTTGGTTTGTCTTTACTAGAGCCTGCTGGATTGCGTTAATAGGCGGCATCGAGTGCTTGTTGGCGAACCTGCGCGATGATTTGTACTTGGCTATCAAATACTTGATGATGCTCATGGTTATACCAAGTTATATAATCCTGACACCCACGCATGGCATGGTCGTAGTTGTTAGAACGCCGTAGATAATCGGGTTGATATTTAAGCGTTCTAAACTGCGCTCTCACTCATCGGGCTATCGTTACTGACGCCTGGGCGATTATGGCTGGCCGTAATCGCTAACTCACCTGAGTAAAGCGAGATAACAATGCGCGGTCATCGGTGTGCCACGGTCTTGGTGTAAAGTTTTCGATTGATGACTTTAGAATTGGCTATTCGTCATTGAGCTATTTACAACCTCTTCCCGTTGATGAACTTAAGATAGATCGTAGGTTTGTATTGGCGGTGGAAAAATACTGAATGGAACGTAGTTTAGTCTCATTTATTTATTTGCTCGGCCAGAAGATTATCAGAGCTGGAATCAGCAATGTCAATCAATAAGCCGTCTAAGTTTTGATGCAGCTAGTGCACATCCAGGCCTGGATGTACAGCTATAAGCTTGGAAATTAACGTGTACGTGGAGCGACAGGTGGCGGCATCACATCGGGCATGGGTTGGTGCAGTGTGGGAGGCAATTCACCCTCAATGCGATCATGAATTTCCATCACTAAGCCACTTTGGGTAACGACATAGTGATCTGGATAGATATGCACGACTTTAAACACCATCGGACGAATCTGCATGCCTTGTTCGTTTATGGGCCTGCCTAAACCCATATACATACCACACATCGTCGATCCGGTTTCAATCTTGCCTTTTGGAATAAGATCATAATCTTTATGGCCAAGTAGGTTTAGCGAGTCGAGCCGATCAAAAATACGTTTTTGGTCGGCTTCGTTGTGGTCAGTATAAGCGGCACAGAGATCAATTGGGCGGGTTTTGCTTAAGTCTTCGGGCAGCGGCGCGGTGGCGCCTGTTTGGGGTGCAGCATGGCTAGTGCTCGCAAGTCCAAGCCCTAAGCTAAGCGCTAGGGCGCTGAGTAGTGGTTTTTTCATGGTTTTTGCCTCTTTTTTAACCAGGCCTGGTTGATATATCCAAGCCTAATTTTCATTAATTTGAACGAAATTGTAACAAACTCTGATGGATGCAAAATCGCATTAATAGAGTAAGCTTTGGAATTTGCGCCGATAGGTTTTGACCAGTTCAGGTTCGCTGACCGAGAGCATATCAAATAGTTTAATCAAATGGCCGCGTGCCGCGCCGTTCTTGAATTCTTGATCCAACATAAACACCTTAAGCAGAGCTTGCATGGCTTTTTCATATTCGCTATGCAGCGCTAGGAAACAGGCTAAGCCATAGAGCGCGCTGACATCATCGGGGTTGTCTTTGAGTTTGGCTTGAATAATACTGATGTCTTCAGATTCGGCGACCGCTTGCGCAAAGTGAATAATGCCAATAATCGGTTTGGCCTCAGGGGCGGTTTTGGCGGCATCCGGCAGTTGATTAAACAGTTTGGTGGCGTCTTCGAGTTGGCCGGTCTGTAGGTACATTTGAACCAGGTCTATAGGCACTTTATGATTGTTAGGGTCAAGTTCTGAGGCTTGGCGTAGCAATGTGACCGCGCTGTCTAAATCGCCTTGGTCAAAGGCCTGTTGTGCTTGTGCACGCATGGCATCTGAGGGGCGTTCGATATGGGGTTCAAGGAGTTTGCGGAATTCACTTTCTGGCAAGCCGCCAGTCAGTTCGCCTATCTCTTGGCCATTCTTGAATAGTTTAAATGTCGGTACAGAGCGCACCGCAAATTGATTGGCAAGGGCTTGGTTGTCATCAATATTAACCTTGGCAAGCAAAAACAGGCCTGCAAATTCTTTGGCTAATTTTTCTAGCACCGGCATCACCGATTTACACGGCCCGCACCAAGGCGCCCAAAAATCGACCAGCACCGGGAGGTGATGGGAGTTGTCTAGCACGACCTGTTGAAAGTTTTCGTCATTGACATCGGCTATTAGTGCTTCGCTCATAGTGGTTTCCTTTGAGATTAACTTGGGTTAACTTGGGTTAACTTGGGTTAACTTGGGTTAACTTGGGTTAACTTGGGTTTTATCGCAATGTTTTGAGTTGATAAACTAAATCTAGCGCCTGTTTAGCGGTTAGCTCATCGGGCGAGATTTTATCGAGTTCAATTAATATGGGGTGGGGTTCGGCACAATTAAAGAGGTCGAACTGAATTTCGGGTTGTTTAACCGGTAATTGTTTACTGAGTGATGTTGGTTTAGTGTTCGGATGCTCGTCGGCTTTTTGTTCTAGGTCATGCAAAATGGCTTTTGCGCGTTGAATCACGGATTTGGGTACACCCGCTAGGCTGGCGACTTGCAAACCATAGCTTTTAGAGGCGGCGCCCGGTTGAACTTGGTGTAAAAATACAATTTTGTCTTGATGTTCTATCGCGCTGAGGTGGATATTAACGGTATTAGCATAGCGTTGAGATAAATCGGTCAGCTCAAAGTAGTGGGTAGCAAATAAACAAAAGCCTTTGATCTGTTCGGCTAGATGTTCCCCAATCGCCCACGCCAGCGATAAGCCATCATAGGTCGAGGTGCCACGGCCTATTTCGTCCATCAAAATCAGCGATTGTTCACTGGCATGGTGCAGGATATGCGCGGTTTCTGTCATTTCGACCATAAAGGTGGAGCGTCCGCTGGTGAGGTCATCCGAGGCACCAATGCGGGTGAAAATTCGATCAATCGGGCCGATTTCCACCGATTCAGCCGGCACAAAGCTGCCGATATGAGCGAGTATCGCAATCAGGGCGGTTTGGCGCATAAAGGTGGATTTACCGCCCATATTCGGGCCGGTAATGATTTGCAAGCGGCTGTGGCTATCAAATATCGCATCATTGGGAATAAAGGGCACATCGCTGAGGGCTTCAACCGTTAAATGACGACCTTGATGGATAACCAGGCCTGGTTGTTGGCTGAGCTTGGGGCGGGTGAGTTGATGTTGTTGGGCCTTTTGCGCTAGATTGACCAGTGCATCCAGTTGCGCCAGCGCGCTGGCGCAGGTTTGCAGGGGTTTAATTGATTGGTTTAGGGTTTCAAGCAGGGTTTGATAGAGTTGTTTTTCACGCGCTAGGGCTTTGTCGCCAGCGCTGAGCACTTGGTCTTCAAAGCTTTTGAGTTCGGGAATAATATAGCGTTCTGCACCCTTAAGAGTTTGACGGCGGACATAATCAAGCGGCACTTGTTCGCTTTGCAGTTTGCTAACTTCAATATAGTAGCCGTGTACTCGGTTGTAACCGACTTTGAGAGTTGAAATGCCGGTGCGTTCGCGTTCACGCTGTTCGAGGTCAAGCAGGTATTGCCCGGCTTCGTTTTTAAGATTGTTGAGCTGGTCAAGTTCGGCATCATAGCCGGTTTTAAATACACCGCCATCACGCAATAGCATCGGCGGGTTCTCAACAATCGCGCGATCGAGTTGATCTGCTAAGTCATCGAACTGATTAATTTGCTGGCTGAGCGCAACCAGATCGGGTTGGTCTAGTGCCGCTAATGCTTGGTTGATTTCGGGTAATTGATTGAGTGCGCGCCCAAGTTGGAGCAGGTCACGCGGTCGAGCGCAATAGAGGGCGACACGGCTGAGAATACGTTCTAAATCACCAATCGGTTTGAGTTGGCGTTTGAGCCTTAGGTGCTGGTCTTGTTGAAGCAGGCTGTCAATGATGTCGAGCCGTTGGTTAATCCGCTTGGGATCACGCAAGGGCATCAGCAACCAGCGTTTAAGGAGTCGGCTGCCCATCGCTGTGGCGCAGTTATCCAACAGGCTAAGCAGGGTGTTATGGGTGGCGCCGGTTAAATTGGTGTCGAGCTCAAGGTTGCGTCGACTCATCGCATCGACAATCAAGTTGTCGTCCGTGGTGTAGCTGTGAAAACGCTGTATTTGGTTAAGGGTGTTTTGTAACATGGTTTGTGCATAGTAGAGCAATGCGCCACAAGCCGAAATCAGGGTGGGTTTGTCTTGGCAACCAAACGCGATCAGGTCTTGGGTTTGGAGTTGATCGCTCATTTTGGTTTGCGCGCTCTGTAAATCAAAATGCCAGCTAGCTAGCCTAACCAGGCCTGGTTGTGTTTTGAGGCTGTCCGCTAGGCTTTCGCCCTCTGCAACAATCAGTTCGGCAGGTTGTAACCGCTTGATTTCATCAAAAAATGCTTGTGAAGTATCAAATTCACAGCCTTCAAAACGCCCACTGGCGACATCTAAATAGGCGAGTGCATAACGCTCATCGGTTTGATAAACCGCACAGAGTAGGTTTTCTTGGTTGGCTTCAAGTAATGCGTCGTCAGTGAGTGTGCCGGGGGTGAGGACGCGCACGACTTTACGTTCAACAGGGCCTTTGCCCAGGGCTTCGCCAACCTGTTCGCATATCGCAATCGACTCACCAAGTTTAACTAATTTGGCAAGATACCCTTCGGCGCTGTGATGCGGGATGCCTGCCATCGGAATCGGTTTGCCGGCGGATTGTCCGCGCGCTGTTAGCGTAATGTCGAGCAGCTTTGAGGCTTTAAGCGCATCGTCATAAAACAATTCATAAAAATCGCCCATCCGATAAAACACCAAACGATCTGGGTGCTCGGCTTTGATGGTTAAGTATTGTTGCATCATCGGGGTGTGTTGATTCAGGGTTTGTTTCATAGGTCTTAGTGAGGAAGTTATAATCCTAGTTAGCTATTTTGAGCGCGTGAGAAGTGTATGAGTTTTGACATTTATTATCCTCTAGGGTAAAACAAGTTAAGGCTAGTTACCCTGGAGGTGATAGGGAGTTTAACTACGTTTTAGATTATATTCGTAGGTTAGAAACTGTTTCAGAATATCGGGTTGAACGGGTTTAGCGATGACGGTAATGTCTTTGGGTAGTTTATCGCGCTCAATATTTTGCGGCTTTTCACCGGTCATAATCATGATGGTCGCTTCTTTGGTCGATTCAAAGTTGCGTAATGCATGAATCATGCTGTATCCGTCCATTTGTGGCATGATCAGGTCAGCAAAAATAAAGTCAGGGATATTGCGCCCAGCTTGCATTAAGCCTTCAAACCCATCACTCGCTGTAAATACTTTTACGGGAAATTCAAGGGTTTGAATTATACTTTTTATGAGGTCTTGTGAGAGTTTATCGTCGTCCACAACAAGAATTTTGAGGCGGTGATCATCTTCATTTGCGCGCTCTTTACCGTTTTGCATAATATATTCGTCAACCGAGGAGCGCAAAAGGCGACGATGCCCCCCTGGCGTGCGCCAAATTTGTAGGATGCCCTCATCAGCTAAGCGTTTGATGACAGTTTTAGATACACCTACAAGTTTACAGGCTTCAGTCGTGGTGACATATTTGCTATTTGATTGGGCCATATCCTAGGTCTCTATATGCAATTTAATGAATTAAAGTTTAAATTATAGCGCTTTTTGTACAGCGCCGTTTGAATAAGTGCTTTTTATGTATTTTTGCAGGGTCAACAACTTGACAAGGGTAGTATAATAATATGATTTAAATGTAGTCATGGCCATATGAGGTGCCCAGTAATGTCAGATATTCCACTAACTAAACGTTCAGTAATGACCTTGTTTTCTGATCCGCGCAGCCCAAACTCTCACCGGGTGCGTTTGGTAGCCAAAGAAAAAGATATTCCAATGGATGTCATTGAAGTTGATCCAGGGATGATGCCAGAAGATTTGCTTGAATTAAACCCCTATGGAACCTTACCGACTTTAGTCGATCGTGAACTCATTCTGCACGATACACAGGTTATTATTGAGTATCTCGATGAGCGTTACCCTCATCCACCTTTAATGTCCGTTGACCCTATTTCTAAAGCGCGTTCACGTCAGCAGTTGCGACAAATTGAGGTTGAGTGGTATCCATTGGTTGAAACCATTGTGCGTAATGAAGATGCGGATGCAGTAAAGCGTGCGCGCCGTGATTTAACCGAGCGTTTAATCCAAATGATTCCAGTTTTTGCCCATAAAGATTTTTTTATGAGTGATGACTACACCTTGGTTGATGCCAGTCTTGCGGTATTGCTTTGGCGTTTACCTTCGTTGGGTATTGATTTGCCTAAGTCGGCAAAATCAATTATTGATTACTCTAACCGTTTACTCGAGCGCGAAATGTTTAATGAAAGTTTGTCGGATGATGAACTGGATATGAACGACGCTTAAGGTTTTGACTATGATTTCTAACCGACCTTATTTAATTCGTGCGATCTATCAGTGGATCGTTGATAATGATTGGACGCCCCATTTTCAAGTGGACGCTAATTATCCATTTGCGGATGTACCTCAAGAGTTTGTTAATGAGGGGGTGATTGTCTTGAATGCATCACCCACCGCGGTGCAAGCCTTGGATATATCTAATGATGTGATAGGTTTTCGGGCGCGCTTTCAGGGTGTAGAGCGAAAGATAAGTTTTCCACCCCAGGCAGTTTTGGCTGTTTTTGCACGCGAAAATGGTCAGGGTATGCCTTTTCCACCCGAGCCTTATCCGACGGAGGATTCACCTCCGCCAGAAAGCGATAAGCCCAAAAAAAGGGCGAAATTGACGGTGGTGAAATAGTTAGTGGTTTTTGAAGGGCAGGATGACTTCAAGGTTAGTGAAGGCGGTTTCGACCGCCTTTTTGTTATGTTCTAAAAACAGCAGCTTTAGATTAGGACCTGCATCCATGGTGAAGTAAACCTCAATACCTTGTTGACGACATTGCCAGACTTGATGCATCGCACTGACCGATTCAGCCTGCCAGTAGAGAATCGGTGGCCAACTAGCAATCATGGTAGCGTGCATTGATAATGCATTGTGTTCTGCAAGCTGGCCTAGTTGGCTAAAGTCACGCTGGATAATCGCTTGTTGAATTTGCTGGACTTGGCGTTCTGCTTGGTTGGGCCAGGCCTGGTAAAGGTCGCAATGTTTAACCGTTTGTTGCATCCCAGCTGTGGAGCCTATGGGTTTTTGCGCAATATTCACCTTGACTAAACCTATTGCCAGTTCAGGCCATACTTGATTGAGTTTTTCGGCGTAACTGTCCATGCCATCATCGTCTTCTCCTTTGTGCCAAATGGAAAAACCTTGATAAATTGAGCGACTAGCACTTCCGCTTCCCATGCGCGCCAAAATCGAAAGCTGTTTATCGCTAAGTTGCCAGTCGAACAGGTCATTTAGTGCTAAAACTAAAGCGGCATACCCTGACGCAGAGGAGGCAAGTCCTGCGGCGGTAGCAACCGTATTATGGGTGAGGATTTTAAAGGCCTGGCCTTGAGGGCAGAAGGGGCTGAGGTAAGTGGTTAAACGTTGGCTAAACGGATCGTTTTCCTCAAGGGCTTGGTCATTTAGCCAGGCCTGGTGCTTGGGTGCGTCAATCACTGATAGCTGTGTTTGTGTGCCCAATCCGGGCAAGCTGACCGATAAACTTGAGTTGGTCGGTAAATTAAGTTCAGTTTGGCGTTTTCCCCAGTATTTACTCAGGGCAATATTCACATCGGCTTGGCCTTTTCCGCAGGCATGGGCAGGGTTGAGGTGAGGAATAATCTGTTGGATAATTTGTTGGCGAGTTACCATGTTGGGTTCTCCGATTTATGGCTTAGCGCACCAAGCACGCTTATTTCGGTATTGATGTATTTGAAAGACTCAAGCTGAACAAGATGACCAAAACCTAGCACGCAGTCACCTAAGCCTGAACCTGAAATTTTAGCCGCTACACCACTTTGATTTAGACGATGACAAAGCCTATCAAGCGTAGCATCACTGACGCCTAGTTCGACCATGGTTTGTTGATAACCTGAAACCAGTGTATAAAACTCGGGCCAATTATTTTTCAACAAAGCTTGATAGCCGAGTCGCGTAATGCCCCCCATGGTTTGGTAGAGCTGGTCTAGCGTATCAGGACGTGATTGCCAGTGTTTATTAACCCAGTTGAGCACGTCAGCCGTGGGGGTTTTGTAGCCACTGTAAACTAAACACAAGGGGTGGTGTAGGGCTAGTGGTTGGACTGTCTGGTTTGTGGGGTCGAAGTAGACACAGCCACCGTTTAAGCTGGCCGCTAGATCGGCTCCCGACCCTCGTCCTTGAACGTCTTGTATTATTTTGTGGCCCAGCGAAAACCTTTGCCAGGGAGTGAATGTATGTGCACAAATTCGTTCAAGCCCCGTTAATGT
The nucleotide sequence above comes from Thiomicrospira sp. R3. Encoded proteins:
- the trxA gene encoding thioredoxin; the protein is MSEALIADVNDENFQQVVLDNSHHLPVLVDFWAPWCGPCKSVMPVLEKLAKEFAGLFLLAKVNIDDNQALANQFAVRSVPTFKLFKNGQEIGELTGGLPESEFRKLLEPHIERPSDAMRAQAQQAFDQGDLDSAVTLLRQASELDPNNHKVPIDLVQMYLQTGQLEDATKLFNQLPDAAKTAPEAKPIIGIIHFAQAVAESEDISIIQAKLKDNPDDVSALYGLACFLALHSEYEKAMQALLKVFMLDQEFKNGAARGHLIKLFDMLSVSEPELVKTYRRKFQSLLY
- a CDS encoding ClpXP protease specificity-enhancing factor translates to MISNRPYLIRAIYQWIVDNDWTPHFQVDANYPFADVPQEFVNEGVIVLNASPTAVQALDISNDVIGFRARFQGVERKISFPPQAVLAVFARENGQGMPFPPEPYPTEDSPPPESDKPKKRAKLTVVK
- a CDS encoding response regulator, translating into MAQSNSKYVTTTEACKLVGVSKTVIKRLADEGILQIWRTPGGHRRLLRSSVDEYIMQNGKERANEDDHRLKILVVDDDKLSQDLIKSIIQTLEFPVKVFTASDGFEGLMQAGRNIPDFIFADLIMPQMDGYSMIHALRNFESTKEATIMIMTGEKPQNIERDKLPKDITVIAKPVQPDILKQFLTYEYNLKRS
- a CDS encoding GHMP kinase produces the protein MRTDSRPLIHSSAPANTMLMGEHSVVYGHPALVTALAPRIHIKWHSRDDNHIEIQSTLAHYLSPINQLNDHPQLRFVLGALRYFAPQLSHGWTLVIDSEFPADWGLGSSAAVLAATLTGLERICAHTFTPWQRFSLGHKIIQDVQGRGSGADLAASLNGGCVYFDPTNQTVQPLALHHPLCLVYSGYKTPTADVLNWVNKHWQSRPDTLDQLYQTMGGITRLGYQALLKNNWPEFYTLVSGYQQTMVELGVSDATLDRLCHRLNQSGVAAKISGSGLGDCVLGFGHLVQLESFKYINTEISVLGALSHKSENPTW
- the mutS gene encoding DNA mismatch repair protein MutS, translating into MKQTLNQHTPMMQQYLTIKAEHPDRLVFYRMGDFYELFYDDALKASKLLDITLTARGQSAGKPIPMAGIPHHSAEGYLAKLVKLGESIAICEQVGEALGKGPVERKVVRVLTPGTLTDDALLEANQENLLCAVYQTDERYALAYLDVASGRFEGCEFDTSQAFFDEIKRLQPAELIVAEGESLADSLKTQPGLVRLASWHFDLQSAQTKMSDQLQTQDLIAFGCQDKPTLISACGALLYYAQTMLQNTLNQIQRFHSYTTDDNLIVDAMSRRNLELDTNLTGATHNTLLSLLDNCATAMGSRLLKRWLLMPLRDPKRINQRLDIIDSLLQQDQHLRLKRQLKPIGDLERILSRVALYCARPRDLLQLGRALNQLPEINQALAALDQPDLVALSQQINQFDDLADQLDRAIVENPPMLLRDGGVFKTGYDAELDQLNNLKNEAGQYLLDLEQRERERTGISTLKVGYNRVHGYYIEVSKLQSEQVPLDYVRRQTLKGAERYIIPELKSFEDQVLSAGDKALAREKQLYQTLLETLNQSIKPLQTCASALAQLDALVNLAQKAQQHQLTRPKLSQQPGLVIHQGRHLTVEALSDVPFIPNDAIFDSHSRLQIITGPNMGGKSTFMRQTALIAILAHIGSFVPAESVEIGPIDRIFTRIGASDDLTSGRSTFMVEMTETAHILHHASEQSLILMDEIGRGTSTYDGLSLAWAIGEHLAEQIKGFCLFATHYFELTDLSQRYANTVNIHLSAIEHQDKIVFLHQVQPGAASKSYGLQVASLAGVPKSVIQRAKAILHDLEQKADEHPNTKPTSLSKQLPVKQPEIQFDLFNCAEPHPILIELDKISPDELTAKQALDLVYQLKTLR
- a CDS encoding EAL domain-containing protein, whose protein sequence is MCHGLGVKFSIDDFRIGYSSLSYLQPLPVDELKIDRRFVLAVEKY
- the mvaD gene encoding diphosphomevalonate decarboxylase; translation: MVTRQQIIQQIIPHLNPAHACGKGQADVNIALSKYWGKRQTELNLPTNSSLSVSLPGLGTQTQLSVIDAPKHQAWLNDQALEENDPFSQRLTTYLSPFCPQGQAFKILTHNTVATAAGLASSASGYAALVLALNDLFDWQLSDKQLSILARMGSGSASRSIYQGFSIWHKGEDDDGMDSYAEKLNQVWPELAIGLVKVNIAQKPIGSTAGMQQTVKHCDLYQAWPNQAERQVQQIQQAIIQRDFSQLGQLAEHNALSMHATMIASWPPILYWQAESVSAMHQVWQCRQQGIEVYFTMDAGPNLKLLFLEHNKKAVETAFTNLEVILPFKNH
- a CDS encoding succinylglutamate desuccinylase/aspartoacylase family protein, coding for MPELAAKKRRKNQPIELAGQWVLPGERKTIDLVVGKLYTHSPITMPVQVLCGHQAGPVMFISAAIHGDELNGVEIIRRLLKVPSLKRLKGTLMAVPIVNLHGFINQSRYLPDRRDLNRSFPGSDKGSLAGRVARLFLDEIVERSTHGIDLHTGAVHRSNLPQIRADLDNEETLRLAKAFGTPVVLNSNLRDGSLREAASKKGIPVLLYEAGEALRFDELSIRGGVEGILRVMRQLEMLPASRKKNEFDPIVARSSAWVRAPQDGIFRAKVKQGYRVQKDQTLLAVVSDPFGESEVEIWAPFSGIVIGQLHLPLVNEGEALFHIARFNRTDIAADNIENYQETLEALSFPYL
- a CDS encoding diguanylate cyclase produces the protein MNEQAKILVVDDHPTNLQILLSALSKDYQVSIVTSGKQALKLAETLRPDLILLDIMMPEMDGLTVLEHIRQSDWGCCMAVILVTADDRHETHLKGLQLGADDFITKPFSLPLVQLRIRNLLARDQARKQLDQMAYYDALTGLPNRSLLHDRLDQAIAQADRRQKRLALVFIDIDGFKPVNDNFGHAVGDVLLKLLATRMKSALREGDTLARLGGDEFIALLVDLTEQLPNKELMERLLSAVSEPFEYQGHTIHVTASIGVSYYPQPKPIDASQLIRQADQAMYQAKQSGKNQFFEFKED
- a CDS encoding glutathione S-transferase N-terminal domain-containing protein — protein: MSDIPLTKRSVMTLFSDPRSPNSHRVRLVAKEKDIPMDVIEVDPGMMPEDLLELNPYGTLPTLVDRELILHDTQVIIEYLDERYPHPPLMSVDPISKARSRQQLRQIEVEWYPLVETIVRNEDADAVKRARRDLTERLIQMIPVFAHKDFFMSDDYTLVDASLAVLLWRLPSLGIDLPKSAKSIIDYSNRLLEREMFNESLSDDELDMNDA